From the genome of Malus domestica chromosome 04, GDT2T_hap1, one region includes:
- the LOC103419292 gene encoding DEAD-box ATP-dependent RNA helicase 57-like — MEEGTSFLFSGVNFNRKKFATDFSRFQNKESEKVVEDSSLLEIPKSEAEVEAEKEEPVVPVKKRKRKGEVSEGVEGISVFKTSKSAKAAKAGKEKPGNEITEQKKKLNRQLERDSLTRKKYNIHVSGNNIPSPLDNFADLSSRYGCEPYLLQNLAELGFKEPTPIQRQAIPVLLSGRECFACAPTGSGKTLAFVCPMLMKLKHTSKDGIRAVILCPTRELAAQTTRECKKMAKGNKFYIKLMTKELARNADFSKIRCDILISTPLRLRLAIRKKKVDLSRVEYLVLDESDKLFELGLLKQIDSVVKACSNPSIIRSLFSATLPDFVEELARTIMHDAVRVIIGRKNTASDTIKQKLVFAGSEEGKLLALRQSFKESLNPPVLIFLQSKERAKELYGELLFENVRVGAIHSDLSQTQRENAVDDFRAGKTWVLIATDVIARGMDFKGVNCVINYDFPDSAAAYIHRIGRCGRAGRSGEAITFYTEADIPYLRNIANVMSTSGCEVPSWIMALRKQKWKKHRPGRESISTQPKDEKE; from the exons ATGGAAGAAGGCACTTCATTTTTGTTCTCCGGCGTCAACTTCAACCGGAAAAAGTTTGCCACGGACTTCTCCAGATTCCAG AACAAAGAGAGCGAGAAAGTGGTAGAAGATTCGAGCTTGTTGGAAATTCCAAAATCTGAGGCGGAGGTGGAGGCAGAGAAGGAGGAGCCAGTAGTGCCGGTTAAGAAGAGGAAGCGGAAGGGGGAGGTTTCCG AGGGTGTGGAGGGGATTAGTGTCTTTAAGACCTCAAAATCGGCGAAGGCAGCGAAAGCGGGGAAAGAGAAGCCTGGCAATGAAATCACGGAGCAGAAGAAGAAGTTGAATCGGCAACTCGAG CGGGATTCGCTGACGCGAAAGAAGTATAACATTCATGTGTCCGGGAATAACATCCCTTCACCACTTGATAATTTTGCAGACTTATCCTCAAG ATATGGATGCGAGCCATATTTACTTCAGAATTTGGCAGAACTTGGATTTAAAGAACCAACGCCAATCCAAAGGCAGGCTATTCCAGTCCTCTTATCT GGTCGAGAATGCTTTGCTTGTGCTCCAACTGGATCTGGAAAAACTCTTGCTTTTGTTTGTCCCATGCTAATGAAACTTAAG CATACATCTAAGGATGGTATCCGAGCTGTTATTCTTTGTCCAACACGTGAGTTAGCTGCTCAGACAACCAGAGAGTGCAAAAAGATggcaaaaggaaataaattctaCATCAAGTTAATGACCAAAGAGCTTGCAAGAAATGCCGATTTTTCAAAAATACGCTGTGATATACTCATTTCTACTCCACTTCGGTTACGGTTGGCTATCCGGAAAAAGAAGGTTGATTTAAGCAG GGTTGAGTATCTGGTATTGGATGAGTCTGATAAGCTTTTTGAGCTTGGCTTGTTAAAGCAGATTGATTCTGTGGTCAAAGCATGTTCGAACCCTTCAATTATTCGCTCCTTATTTAGTGCTACTTTACCTGATTTCGTTGAGGAGCTTGCCCGCACCATAATGCATGATGCTGTTCGAGTTATCATTGGCAGGAA AAATACTGCTTCTGACACTATCAAGCAAAAACTGGTCTTTGCTGGAAGTGAAGAAGGGAAGCTATTAGCACTTCGTCAAAGCTTTAAGGAG AGTCTGAATCCACCAGTGCTGATATTTTTACAAAGCAAGGAGCGAGCTAAGGAACTCTACGGAGAACTGTTGTTTGAGAATGTAAGAGTTGGTGCCATACATTCTGATCTGTCACAAACACAG CGAGAAAATGCTGTAGATGACTTCAGAGCTGGAAAAACATGGGTTTTAATTGCCACTGATGTTATTGCTCGGGGTATGGATTTCAAAGGTGTCAACTGTGTAATTAATTATGATTTTCCAGATTCTGCGGCTGCGTACATTCACAGGATTG GTCGGTGTGGACGAGCAGGGAGGAGCGGAGAAGCTATTACTTTCTACACAGAGGCAGATATTCCATATCTACGGAATATAGCTAATGTGATGTCAACATCAGGTTGTGAAGTTCCGTCTTGGATCATGGCCTTGCGCAAACAGAAGTGGAAAAAACACCGACCCGGAAGAGAATCGATATCAACCCAACCGAAAGATGAGAAGGAGTAA